Part of the Rhinolophus ferrumequinum isolate MPI-CBG mRhiFer1 chromosome 25, mRhiFer1_v1.p, whole genome shotgun sequence genome, CCACCGTTACACCATCAGGAAACTGATGCTCTAAGCAGGGCTCCACGCATTGTGAGGAAGAGAGACCTGGAATCAGactgacctgggtttgaatccaggccCTGGCATTGACCATTGGTGTTGTCCTTTTAGGCAAATGACTTCACTGGGCCTCGGTCTCCCCATCTATAAAGTGACAATAATACTCTACCTCATAGAGTTGAttgagagaatgaaatgagttaaGGGCTCAGTAAACAAGAGCAGGTTCTCAGGGTGGGGTCAGCGGTGTTTTGAAAAAAGAGGGAGATGGAGTCTCTGGAAAAGTGATGACAAAACTGGAGTAAAGAGAATGTCCAAAGGGTCTTGTTACCTCCTCCTTGGAAAATCTCTCCGCCTGCGTGGTCAGCATCTCCTTAATGCTGCGGAGAGAGAAAAGCAGCTCTTGGTACTGGGTGTGTATGTGGCGGGCAGggagccccgccccctcccccacagaccCCACTCACTAATCAGCCTTGAGCACTCCTTTGCCTTCGGGGTCAAACACTTTGAACGCATTGAGAATGGTCTCCTCGGGGTCTGCCCCTGAAACAGAAAGTGGGGTGTGGCTGGGATCCTGTGGTAGCCCAGGAGGCAGGGCCCAGCCCTCCCCAAGCTGGGGGTGAGGCCAGAGCAAGGCTAGTTGGCTTGGAGGAAAGACCCTGCTTTCCTTCTAGCATTGAGCCTTGATATTTTGAAAGAGTGCTCTGAGAATGCAGTTATTTCTGAGCAAACCCGAGGTCAAACGTGGATCTAGATTTAGGACGACTGAGATTTGAATCTGACTCCAGCACTTGTTAGCTGTGTGGCCACGGGAGTGACctctgtctctgagcctcagctcccCATCTGTAGACTGGGGATAAGAATAGAACCCACCGCCTAGATGCTGTTAAATGAGGaatgcatataaaatgcttagcatgaAGCATGGCTCCAGATATACCTCGGAGCAATGTTAGctgctgtgtttattttttccccccaatgttACTCTGCCTCCGTGTTCTGCCAATTCCTGTCTGTTCTCCAGTGCTTTAATTCATACTCAAAGATAAAGACACATAAAGACAGACCGACGCACAGACAGATGCACATGAGCTTACCCTTAAGTTTCTCCCCAAACATCGTTAGGAACACCGTGAAGTTGATGGGACCTGGGGCTTCCTTGATCATATCATcgatttcctcatttttcacattCACACGCCCTAGAGAAGGAAACACACACTCAGGGCCTCCAAGCTGGGACAGAAACAGCTATGAGGACACTGGCATTTGCCCTTGTAATTCTACTTCAGGGAATCTAGTCTAGGAATAATCAGAGATGGAGTGGATGGGCCAAAGATCCACGTGAGAAGATGTTCTTgacagtgttatttataatagccagacaactagaaacaacccaaacatccgATGTGGGaggggttatttttaaaatagtgtcttCAGCACCTGGTACATTTTGTACaggtaattaaatattttactcaaaTGGTAAATGCTCATATTAGGAATTCGCCCTTCTCAGCTGGAGGCGGGAGAGACACATCAGAATCATCAGAGGGAGCTTGTTCCAATTATACCTGTTATAACCCTTGGAGATTCTGATACATCTGCTCCAGCCCCTGCCACAAGCCCGTACAGTacctttttgaaaattagaaaaagacacCCCTTCTTaagataatttatgttttaagtatAAAGATCGACAGTGGCTACAAACATCAATAGTACTCTGTAgaattgtgcagtgcacaacctgaaCTACTGTTCATGGTGGCCCTGAGTTTTGGGGGGAGGAGTAGAGAGGGGGTGACTGGTGGCAGTTGGacatgtatattttgaaaaagctCTATGCATTCCTGCTCCTACTATTgagatgttaaattttaaaaagctgaatccAAAATAGAAtgatttccaattattttaaaaaaacaaccaaaaacacaACCCCAGCCCCCAGGGATACCTAGAAAAGACTTAGAGgctaaaatgttaatagtgggATGTGACCTAATGGGCAATGTTGTTTTCCCTTTTATACCTTTCtaaattttccaagttttctattGTGAACTGGCACTGCATTCAAAAATCACAcccaaaaaagtaatttttaaagaaaaatgaaagatatatGAAGACACTCAAAGATTAAACGCTTCTTTCCTATCTTCTGAAATGTGTCTTAAAGATCAATCATGGTTGAGctgtttctttggaaaacaagCTCTTCACCTTTTCAGTGTTCCCACCTGCCGCCCGTCATGGGCGTGGGATAAGGAGACCCTCCTGCAGGCCTAGAAGGGGCGACGTACCAAGGGCAGCAAAGGTGTCCCTCAGATCGTTCTTGTCGATGAAACCATCCCTGTTCTGGTCCATGATGGTGAAGGCCTGTGAAAGGGAAGTGATTGGCTAGTCAGCCGGGAGAAATTGGGGGGAGGAGCCCAAGAGGccgggcctgggctgggggaggtgggatTCTGGGATTTTCAAGGAGCATCAAAGGATATTACATCCAGAGTCAAAGATGTAaagcagtctggcagttcctcaaaatgttaggcatagagttaccatatgatccagcaactcccCTGCTAGGTATCTCATCCAGAGAATTAAAACatctgtccacacaaaaacctgaacatGAATGTCTGTAGCAGCATGATTCATTAtatccccaaactgaaaacagccCACATGTCCATCAGCAGACAGatggatcaacaaaatgtggCCTATCCATAcggtggaatactattcagccataaaaaggaaggaaataatgacaCACCCGACACCACAGGGGAGCTCTGAAATATGGTTCTAagggaagaagccagacacaaaaggccacatattgtgtgattctatGTTCAGAATAGGCAGGTCCATAGAAATGAAGACTAGATCAGTGGGTGCCAGAGgcttgggggaagagggaagtggggagtgactgctgacgggtatgaggtttcttttggggatgatgaaaacgttctgaaattagataggaATGGTGGCTGCAAAATTCTATGACTATACTAAataaccactgaattgtacatttactTTAACAAGGTGagtttatggtatgtgaattatatctctaTCAAACTGGtattgaaaaaagttaaaaactggGGTCTCACCTGCCCTTCTGACTTGATAGCCCAcgctatctgtaaaatgggcaggtAATCTTGTCCATCTAGCTTGCGGGGAGACTCCAAGAGCTTTGTAAATGCCCAGGTCGTTTACAAATGATGTGTCATCTCTACATTTTTTGAGTTCTTTGTTGCAGCTGGTTCCTGAAAGTATATGCACGCCTGCCCACACCCTCAGCAGCTGATCTCATTCCAGAGGTTGGGAcagggtgagggaggaggggtggTGTAGTTTTCTCCCTGGAAGGTGATTATTTCAAGTTCAGATATGACATGTCATCCCAGGAATTCCTCTTTCCCTGGTGGCCTATGGGACATGGCATTGATGTGATCTGAATGTTAGTGGGGACAAAAAGTGCAAGTGTTCACGTCCCATTTGGAAGCCCCAGTGATTTCCCCTTTGATATAAAACACACTGGCCTCTTGAGCGTAGCTTTAGCATATTTTCCCCTGAAGGGCCAGGGGGAAGAGTGGGTAACTCAGGGAGAGCCATCACCACTGCTAGATCAAGAATTCAGGCTGTCCTTCTCAGCCTTCGGGCAGTGGCTTAATTGCGCCTAATTGGAACTTAGGTTTGCTTAACAAGGCTCATAGAATGTGTTAGGGTTTCAGACCCAGCTGGTATTCCACCATTGAgaactgtaaaattaaaaatccaaggCATACTGCTTTCTATCTCTCAGATCGGCAGAAATACTATTTTAGACTGTTAATGCCTATTGTTGATGGACGTGGGGATAAAGGCATCTAACCAAGAGGACCCTGCAGGGGACACGGAATGACGGGAATCTCCATCCAGGCTGATGATTCAACAGCTGCACCCACCTCCTTGAATTCCTGGATCTGGGTCTGTTCAAACATGGAGAACACATTGGAATTGGCACCCTCTGCTCTCTTTTTGGCTTTCTTGGGTGCCTGGCGGGGGGAAAAAGAGGACATCGATTAAGAGTCAGAAGCTAGAAATTAGGAAACTAGGTCAGGCCCTATCTCTGAGTGAGCCTCAGCtgctcctctgtgaaatgggggcacGGTGGCCACACTCGTCTCAGAACGGTGATGCTGGAGGGATAAAACGACACAACATGACATTTCTCAAAGGCCTCCTGGTTCTGGTGGATCATAAGAGACTGTGGGTCTTGCAGCAACAACTTTTAGAAACTAGGAGAGGTGGAGGTGCGTCTCTGGGGATGGAGGCCATACTTTCAGTTCAGCCCCTGGCAGAGTCCAGCCGCTTTTGTTCTGATGCATTTCACTAAAAGTTCAGTAACACAGAGAAGGAGAATTGATTGGAGCGGGGGAAAAAGTCAGGCTCACTAAACCATGAGGAATGCCGAAATGAAATGACACTTTTTCAGGGTGTTAAAATTCAACCgctcccccacccacacacacaatttccCCTTTATCCAAATGGCAGTGAAATCTCTCCTCTAAATGGTCTGGCCTTGCACTATGCAAACAGTGCAGAGAAGAGCAAGTTAATGTACCACCCCCTTCTCTGATTTTAAATAGTTACAGCAGACACTGTACctacattatttcattgaatcctcataaCTGCTCTGTCGAGTAGATGCTATTATTACTGTCACCATTTTACTGGGgagacaactgaggctcagagaggtggggtcacttgcccaaggtcacacaggcacAAAAAAGCAGAGCTGGAATTGAACTtgggcagtctgactccagagtctgtgctcttaaccactctCCTACGCTGACCCTAATTTGGGGGCTTCCTGCTTCGGGAGTGGGGGGCACCTAACCAAACAACACATAGAGAAAGGTTTTAATTTTGCAAGttcaaaaggtgaaaacaaaaagATCTTTTCCCCAGCTGCCTGAACAAGAGAAAAGAATTACAATTTGATCCTTAAAAGCATTCAATCCCATTTTGCAAGCCCTGGGAGTTATTGATTCCTTGAGAGGTCAGTAGACAAGCCATAAAAAAGCCAactctcttattttgtttttccaagtccCCGGGAGCTGCTGTTATTTGTGGCTTATCAGGGCATTGATTGGGGTTCCTCTGTGCGCACACAGCAAGCAGTGCTTTTTCCTCCTGGGCCTGGGGTCCTCGGAAGCCGCCTTTCTGCCCCTTCCCTTTGGTCTTTTGCTTGTAGGTGGCGTCCCCTTCTCGCCCACTCAGAATCACTCACCTTGCGGAGCCCTCGATACTCACCATGGTGGAAAGGACGCAGCACTGGTTCCCTAGAAGAATCCCACAGGCTGTCCACTGTTCTCTGCTGGAACAATAAATACTTCCTCCCCATGTTTAAAAATAACCCCATGACCACTTTTGGCAGTAATAGGTGAGGCGGATACCACCTAaggccccccccccaccccatgccgtTCTTCTGAAGTAAGGGCAGCTCACTCGCCACCTGGTGACACTTGAGACCCAAAAAGGCATTCAAGGTTAAAGAGCCGGGTGGCTGGGTCACAGGGACAGATGCTGCACACTTTCTGCTTGTGCAGGCAACACTTGTGCTTGTCAATTTTGAGAGAAAAtggtggggagaggagactgTTAAAATTCTCTAACATGATCAGCCACAGCTCTGACCTTGGGGCCTTTGCATCTGcagttccctctacctggaatgtttttccatcAGAAATCTGCAAGGCTCTCTCTCCTTCACCCCTTCAGATCTTTGCTCCAATGTCACCTCAGTGAGACCTCCccaccaccctatttaaaatagTCACTCACAGgccagctgggtggctcaggtggttggagcaccttgctcctaatgccaagatcgctggttcgattcccacatgggccagtgagctacaccctctacagctaagattgtgcaACGGCTCTccgtggagctgggctgccatgggctactgtgcTGTGCTATGGGCGGTGACAGACCGCCTTAGCCCGGAGGAGCGCAAGACTCATGATACCAGCTtcggtcagggagctgtgtcctacacaactagactgagaaacaccggcttgaaccggagtggggagggagtcagaggaaggggaaaaaaaaaaaggcattcacGCTCTACCCTCCAGACCCCCTTCTCGGTTTTCCTTCACAGCATTTGTCACTCTATAACATGCTATggaattcacttattttttttgtgAGGGCAGtgtattctttagtttttctcaCCACTGTCTCCAGCTCGTAGCTCGTAACTGGCACAAAGCAGTTGCTCAAAACAGACTTGTTGGTTGACTGAAGAAATAATTcactgagcacttgctatgtgccaggtatcgTGTACAAACATTTCATGCTCATATTGAATTTTTTATCCACCCTGTGGGGTAGGGACCACCTTATCCTCTaaattctcatttcacagatgaggaaacaggctgagAGGCAAAGTGAGCTGCTCTGGGTCACACAGTGATGGAGCTGGGAGTGGATCTGAGGCCCATTTGCTTCCAGAGTCCAGGTTCTAAAGGGTCTTGGAAACGGCAGCTTGCCCTCTGGATGTGAGACTTTGTAGTTATTACTCTCTCCCAGGATGGCTTTCCTCCTGTGCAGAGAAGTGTGGCAGTGATGGGTTGGAGTCTCCTCACATGGGCTACGGGGGGCCTCTCTGAGCAGAGACTGGGGGACCCCTCAGCAGTGGGGTCAAAGGAAGGTGACTTGGGAGTCTGAGGAGCAGAAAGAGCTAAGTGagtgagggggttgggggcacaAGGTGAGGCCAGcaaggagggcagggcaggtcATGTGGTACAACCTTGGGATTTCATTCCAGAAGCAAGGGGTTGGGGGCATAGGGAGTTCCAAGCAGGATCCTTTGTCTAACCCGTCCCCGGGCTGCCGGTGCCAAGGGATCCTGAATTGGGAGCAAGGAGAGCAGGCACCACTCCAAAGGAGATCCAATCAACCAAATCAACCCACGAATATGTTCTCAGTTGCTCTGAGGTACTAGGACCGTCCATGGATGTTGTTAGAGAAAACTGGCAAGATCCTTGGCCCCCAAGAATGAACAAACTAGTTAATAAACAGCGCAGACTTCGCTCTCCTTGCCCAAGACCTGAGTGGGGATTGTCAGAACATTTCCATCGGAACTTCAGCAGTTTGAAGCAGTGGAGTGAAGCGATTTAGCCCTCAGGCTGGGAAGTCAGACAAAATTGCATCTGAACCCAggctctgtgtgaccttgggcaaataccttcacctctctgaacatgtgaaatgggaacaataaaatatcttccttatGAAGTTTTCTGCAGGGTGAAAGGAGATGAGGACCTGCCTGGGCCTCCATGAAGAAGGGAGTGGCAGCCATCACTCACTTCCCTTcttgggtgaaaaaaaaattcaattttggGGGCACAAACCCAAGAACCATTTATTACCatgacaaaaaaattttttttgctctcTCCAGTCACACATGGTTTAGAATTATTTAGCAGCATCTTCTAACAGAGTctttaataacaaaagatgtgttttctttgtgCACAGGCCcgtgtatgtgtttgtgtttctttgtacACATACTCAAGTGGACACATgcaccacacacatatacatgcatgtgtacacacagatAAAACACACCCATGCACCCAGGCACTCATGCACATACAAAGAGGCACATAACACACACATCCATGCACACATTGGCACACACACCCCtgcacactcatacacacatgcCTGAGCACACAGACAGGTCAAGAAGAGCTTTTCTGTCCAAGATTCTCTGATAACACCAGAATGAGTGTTTCCCTACCTAACAGGCACACCATGGATTTTCATCAAAACGTTGTGTGAGCTATCAGTAGCTATAAACAGCCAAGTGAAAAGGTTGTTGCAGCCACAGCGGATGTGAAGAATGTATGGTGGGGATGGGGAGCCCCTGGTTCAGGGGTTAGGGTGGGCTCAGGACCCCCAGAGTCAGGTGGGGTGTATAAGTATGTCCCTGAAGGGCCCCCATACAGCTAGGCCCTCTGAGGATGTACTTTATTCAGCTGGGCCTTTGGAAGAGTATGCTGGGAGGAGAGTTCATTCAATAgggagaggtggggggggggtcTCGAACAGGGCACTAaacctctcagggcctcagtttcctcatctgagaaatggagacCACAATAGCAGCTCCCATAAAGCTTCtgggaggattaagtgagattatGTGTGTGGGGGATTCTGGGAACATGGTGGCCTGAGTAGAGCCTGGAGCCACATGGTAGCCAGGACTTGGGGCCCACAGGATGTGGGTTAGCCCTTGGGCTCTGTTGAGAGAACTGTAGACTCAGAGGCTCCCACTTGCCAATAGGTTAGATCACCACTGGTGACCCCCCTGCAGAGCTCTGAGAATGAAGAATCTGGGAAGACTTGGGGTTTGGGTCTATGTAGACTTTCAGGGGAACATTTCAGCATCAACCTCAAGAGCACATCAGCGGGAAGGAAAGAATGTACTGCGACCACTCTGTCCTCGAGGCTGGGGTGGCTAAGACATCTTACCTGTGAACCATAGGCCCACATGGCCTGAGACCCTGTACCTTTCCAACGCCTGTGGGATTCCTACAGCTAAGAAGTATCCGGCAACCAGACCTGAGTTCCATGGAGCCAACGAGAAGGACAGCTGCCCGCTGAGGTGCTCAGAAGCCAGAGAGAACAACGCTGGACAGAGCAATCAGAACAACTTCGAAAACAATCAGAAGCCAAACTGCGTGTTAGGTGTATTAAGTTTCCTATTCCTGCTATAAAAATATCACcataaatttagtggcttaaaacagcaccaATTTATtatctcgcagttctggaggtcagaaattaaaaatgtgttggCAGGGCTGTATTCCTTAGGGAGGCTCCAGTGGAGAAGCCATTCCTTactttttctagcttctagagccTGCCCACATTTCTTGGCTCGTGCTTGCATCACTCTTTAATTCCAACCTCTCTAaccctcctgcctccttttcATCTTCTAAGTGACTACATTGGGTCCagctggataatccaggatatgCTCCCCATTTCCAGATCCTACTCACACCTGTGAAGTCCCTTTTGTCATGttaggtaacattcacaggttccgaGGATTAGGACACGGACATCTTTGGGGAGCTTTTATGCTGCCTACCACATCTAGAGAAGTAGAATGGCTAGAGGAAACAGGTCAAGAGCTGAGTAATATTCATCAGAACAATAATTAAGTGTGTTAAAATTCATGGAGTTGTACACCAATAAAAGGTCAATTTTACTgaatggtaattaaaaaaaaatacccattgacaattttaaaagaagaggtcaggggaaggaaaagaatgtaTGTAGTGCTTACAGATGTTCACTCCTTTTAAGCAAGAATGATTTTGACCCCAAATTCAAAGGACAttgattgtttaaatatttattggagcCCTGCTGTGAGCAGGGAGGGCCCTGTTCTAAAGGCCTGATGTATACCTCAGTGAAGCTTCATTCAAGGGGAGACACACACAATAAGCTTCAATTTGAGAAAAGTAGGAATTTATATTCACCTGTAGTATGGCACAATaatctattttgaaaatgtagccgtgtattaatttgattattatttttgaaagccCAAGTATTGGTTtactacataaaacaaaacaaaaacaaataaaacttagggaaatgcacatgaaacacaaaaaaaatgaCTTCCTTGACTTTAAGACCGGATTTCTGAACTAAAAATTTAGgtagatgaattgccaaaatggACAGTCCCTGTTGCAATCCAAATAGTGGCCCAAGAGATGATGTGCAGGGAATACTTCAGAACAAAATAATGACGAGATGCAAATAATAAACATTCTAGAAGGAGAGGATGAAAGTAagaaagtacagttgacccttgaacaaagtGGGGGGTGGGATTAAG contains:
- the MYL2 gene encoding myosin regulatory light chain 2, ventricular/cardiac muscle isoform, with translation MAPKKAKKRAEGANSNVFSMFEQTQIQEFKEAFTIMDQNRDGFIDKNDLRDTFAALGRVNVKNEEIDDMIKEAPGPINFTVFLTMFGEKLKGADPEETILNAFKVFDPEGKGVLKADYIKEMLTTQAERFSKEEIDQMFAAFPPDVTGNLDYKNLVHIITHGEEKD